The DNA segment GCCGCCACCCCTAGCTTTCCTCTGCAATAGTCCTCCTCAAGAACCCCCTTTAGAATATAGAATAGAATAGAGTTACCGGTGAGTACTAGTTGATTAGGGGGTTTAAATGGGCCGTGTTAACATGGGCGTGGAGATACGTTAACAAACTCGTGTTCTCGAAAGGAAAGCAAGGGGTGTGGGCATGGACTCTGATATTGACAACATCTTTACCAAGGCGGCCAGCGGCAGGTCCCTTGTAAAGAACCGGCAGACGCTTACGATCGATTATGTACCGGAGAACCTACCTTTCCGCGACGAGGAAAGCAGGACCCTTGCGCAGGTCCTATCCAGCCTGTTCAAAGGGGCCAGGCCTTCAAACCTCCTGCTCTTTGGTAAGCCGGGGACAGGTAAGACCGCGGTCGTAAAGAATGTCATTGACAGGCTCCAGAAAAAGGCCCGCGAGCTTGGCGTTCATGTGACCGTAGCGGTTGTTAATGCCAAACTTGCCAACAGCGCTTACAAGGTCCTCTTTGAAATAGCGGAGGAAATCGGCATCAATAGCGAAGCCAGCAGGGACAAGAAAATCGTGCATTTCACCGGCCTGTCGATGGGCGAGGCGACCGACAGGATACTCCAGTTCATACAAAAGAAAAAACTGCACCTGATACTTGTAATTGACGAAATCGACTCGCTTGTCGACAAGAACGGCGACGATATCCTATACAGCCTGACGCGGGCAAACCAGCAAATGATGTCCTCTGGCGGCGCTTTTGTAACGCTCGTCGGAATTTCAAACAGCCTTGACTTCAAGGACAAACTGGACCCTCGCGTCAGGAGCAGCCTGAGCGAGGAGGAGACCGTTTTCAACCCGTATACCGTGCAGCAGCTCCGCGAAATACTGCACGAGCGCGCAAAACTGGCCTTCAACGAAGGCGGCGTTTCAGAAGGAGCAATAAACCTGTGCGCCGCCGTGGCAGGCAGGGAGCATGGCGATGCGCGAAAGGCGATTGACCTTCTGCGGGTCGCCTCGGAGCTGGCCGAGCGAGAGGGGGCAGGC comes from the Nitrososphaera sp. genome and includes:
- a CDS encoding orc1/cdc6 family replication initiation protein, translated to MDSDIDNIFTKAASGRSLVKNRQTLTIDYVPENLPFRDEESRTLAQVLSSLFKGARPSNLLLFGKPGTGKTAVVKNVIDRLQKKARELGVHVTVAVVNAKLANSAYKVLFEIAEEIGINSEASRDKKIVHFTGLSMGEATDRILQFIQKKKLHLILVIDEIDSLVDKNGDDILYSLTRANQQMMSSGGAFVTLVGISNSLDFKDKLDPRVRSSLSEEETVFNPYTVQQLREILHERAKLAFNEGGVSEGAINLCAAVAGREHGDARKAIDLLRVASELAEREGAGKVDEHHVRQAQEKIEKDTSYEILKNATTHTKYVVVAITKSKNGNTGDVYEIYSSICRQVEQEPLTQRRLTQIISELDQLGLVATDIVSQGRYGRSQKIKVTIPLSTIREAIADDAALLSILNSDSKNS